Genomic segment of Terriglobia bacterium:
CTCGGATGCGATCTCGTCTACAACCGCCAGACTCTCCTTGACGATCTCGCGGATGTCTTCATCCGCCGGCGCGAGTCTGAAGTCTACCGAAAAATCAAGCATTTCCTTTACCATGAACTCCAGCCGTTGGGTTTCCTTAATCACGATCTCAAGTCTCTCACGGTCGGGATTTTCGTGGGGCAGCTTTTTCACGACCAGGCGCGTGAAACCGCCAATCGCAACCAGCGGGGTCTTCATATCATGGGCGAGGCTGGAAAGGGCTCTTCCCATGGCCGCGAGGCGCTCGGAATTGCGCAGCAGGCGCAGCCTGTCCATTTCGCGATCTCGCATTGCCCCAAGCACCCCTGCGACGACATTGTAAATCACGATTTCAATCAGGCTCTCAAATTCGTCGGGGCTGAATTCCTTCCAGTGACTCAGGATGAAAGGCAGGTAGACAACGGTGATGCTTCCCGAAGTAGCGATCGCGCCGCGCAGTCCGAACCAGAATCCTGATAGCATCAGAGGTATAAAGTAGAGAGCCTGTAAGAAGAACTGATAGTACGACTCATGCGGATGGGTCGCGTAATTTGCCACAGTGATGCCCGACACCAGGATTGCAATCCATAAGAGCCGGTTTTTGGTGGTTCGCGTCACAGGCACTTCGACACATTTCCGGATCGCACCGGATCTTCCGTTCCGGAGACAATCCAAAAGGGGAGAACGGAACCGCCTGCCACTTGCGGCACTTTGGCGAAGGCCGCGGCAAAATCCGGCAGCGCCGGCATCGCGCGCGCCGCCGGCATTGCCGACATTTTTTATCCGTTAATTCAAAGCCCGCAGAGCCGGCGCACGGATCGCATTCGGGAGCCCTTATACGGGGGGTGCTTATCGATCCGTAAAATTGTCGCGCGCTGCTCCGCCACAGTCAAGCCGCCGATCGAAAGTGACGCGCCGATCTTTCTGCCACGCCATCGAGTGACGAGCACGGAACGCCCCGGGAGCCGGTACCTTCCGGTAGTACCGGTTTCTTATGAAGGGCTCCCATTCATCCCGGATTTCACTTCCAGATGCTTTTGGGGTATAAGAATCATCACTATAGTCCTGCGACATTCCCGGCTCGATGGGTGCATATTCTTGGAGGGTGGCGAGATGGTCCCGAAGGAAGTGACGATTTACACCGATGGCGCATGCCTCGGAAATCCCGGGCCGGGCGGTTACGGCGTCGTCCTCCTTTATGGGAGCCATCGCAAGGAACTCTCGGGCGGATTTCGTGTGACTACCAACAATCGCATGGAGATCCTTGCTGCCGTGGTCGCGCTCGAAGCGCTCAAAGAGAAATGCCGCGTCATCCTTTATAGCGACTCACAATATCTGGTGAATGCCATGCAACAGGGATGGGCGATGCGGTGGCGCGCCAACAACTGGAGGCGAAACAAGAACGAAATGGCGCTCAACCCCGACCTTTGGGACCGGTTGTTAGGATGCACGGAGAGGCACAAGGTTGAATTTCGCTGGCTCAGGGGCCATGCCGGCGATCGCGAAAACGAGCGCTGCGACCAGCTGGCGATGGCAGCTGCAAACGCGGTGAACCGCGCCATCGACTTCGGTTACGAGAAGACCCTGCCGCAACATGCCCGCGGACCAGGATCCGCATAGGATTGATTCAGGTGTGACGGATTCGAAAGGATGGGCGCGTGATTGCCAATCCGACCCTGGCCGAGCATCTCCGCAACCTAAACGAAACTGACAGCTGCGTTGTCGCGGCTTGCCGCCAAATTCGTCCTGATGCGTGTTTGTTCAGCATGAGATGGATGGTGAGCCGTGCTGGACTCGAACCAGCGACCCTCTGCTTAAAAGGCAGATGCTCTACCTCCTGAGCTAACGGCCCATCCGCCTGGTCCGGCCGAAGTCTAACTTTATTCGGCCGTCCGAGGGATTCCGCGCATGACGCCCGTTAAGGTAGCACGCGGGCAGGCGGTTGCAAAGGCCGATTTTGCGGATGGCAGGCTCGAAGGCGCACGGTCGCAAAACCCACTAGAGACACCAAGGATGTGTTCCCTGGTTTCGTGTTGGCTGCGTCACTTTCCGCGTGACCGCCCGGTCAGGACGTCAGGTCCTGGAGCAGCTCCACCTTCCGATTGTAGGCGGCAAGCATGTAGAGGGCCAGCTCTGCGTCCCTCGGGTGCGCATAGTAGGCCTTGCGCGTAGCAGCGATGTGGTCGTCAATCAACTTGAGGTTGGTCTGAAGCTCCGCCAAGATTCTGGGATCCAAGGTCGATTTCTGCTTTTCGACAATTACGCTCAGCTCCCGGATCGCCTTGAGGTACTCCTGCTCGGCGCGCTGAATCGATTCTAGCGCGGCATCCAGGCTGGCATCGCCCGTGTCGCCGGCTGGCGCGACCTCTTGCCGTGAGCCAGTCATGTGTTTCACCCGGTAATGTTCGACCAGGATCAAAGTGCCCGTAATGGAGATCGCCACGAGCAGCACTGCCGCCAGTGCCTGCCGGACCCAGGCGCGAGCCGGAAGCAGCGCGCTCAGCCGCCTCGCGGGGCTTATGCTATGCTGTTTGCCGCCCGCGGGACGAAGGGCTTGACCCGCGGCGGCACGTCTCCACAAGTCGGGGGGAACCTCCAGGGCGCTTTCTGCCTTCGCGGCATAAGCTTCGTAGATTCTGGATTCGCCCTCGAGCACATCCAGTTCTCTCCTGCAGCTGCCGCACTCACGCAGGTGGGCCGCCACCTCGGCAGCTTGCCGCTCATCGAGTTCTTCGTAATGATAATCCTCGATCATTTTTCGGACTTGGTCGCATTTCAAGGTCCACCTCACATTCCCGGCACTCGCCCCGCCAGATACGGCTCCAGCTTCTGCCGCATTTGCTTCCGCGCCCGGTGCAGGTCGGTCTTGAGCTTCCCGATGGACGAGCCGGTAATAAGGGCGATCTCCTGATAGCGCATCTTGTTCAACACCTTCAGAACAAACACCACGCGCTGATCCCCGGGCAGGTCGCAAAATGAACGCCGGATCGCACGCTGCAGTTCCTCCGACATGAACCTTTCATCAGGCCCAGCCCTCTCATCAGGCAGCGTCAGAAACAGGTTGTCGTCCAAATCCACCTCGCGTGAACTCCGGCGCTTTTCCCTGATTGCCTCCCGCGCCACATTGCGCGCAATGCCGAAGAGCCAGGTCGAGAGCTTGACCCCTCGTTGCATCCGATCCAGCCCACGATAAGCGCGAAAAAAGGTCTCCTGGGTCAATTCTTCCGCCCGCGATCTGTCGCCAAGCAAGTGGAAGATGAATGCCAGCACCGGCTTGCCATAGCGCTGGAAGATCGCATGGAAGGCTTCAGGGTCGCCGGCGCGCGCACGATCGACGACCGTCGGGACAGATTCGCTGTCGCCTGGCTCAGGGTTTCCCAGCGCTTTCAAATCCGCCAAACTCGATACCTCGTGCTCACTCTTCACCGTCGGGCACAAGCCCGGCATCACCAGGAACAAGGGATGCCCCGTTCCCAATA
This window contains:
- a CDS encoding sigma-70 family RNA polymerase sigma factor, coding for MADLKALGNPEPGDSESVPTVVDRARAGDPEAFHAIFQRYGKPVLAFIFHLLGDRSRAEELTQETFFRAYRGLDRMQRGVKLSTWLFGIARNVAREAIREKRRSSREVDLDDNLFLTLPDERAGPDERFMSEELQRAIRRSFCDLPGDQRVVFVLKVLNKMRYQEIALITGSSIGKLKTDLHRARKQMRQKLEPYLAGRVPGM
- a CDS encoding zf-HC2 domain-containing protein; the protein is MKCDQVRKMIEDYHYEELDERQAAEVAAHLRECGSCRRELDVLEGESRIYEAYAAKAESALEVPPDLWRRAAAGQALRPAGGKQHSISPARRLSALLPARAWVRQALAAVLLVAISITGTLILVEHYRVKHMTGSRQEVAPAGDTGDASLDAALESIQRAEQEYLKAIRELSVIVEKQKSTLDPRILAELQTNLKLIDDHIAATRKAYYAHPRDAELALYMLAAYNRKVELLQDLTS
- a CDS encoding HAMP domain-containing histidine kinase encodes the protein MTRTTKNRLLWIAILVSGITVANYATHPHESYYQFFLQALYFIPLMLSGFWFGLRGAIATSGSITVVYLPFILSHWKEFSPDEFESLIEIVIYNVVAGVLGAMRDREMDRLRLLRNSERLAAMGRALSSLAHDMKTPLVAIGGFTRLVVKKLPHENPDRERLEIVIKETQRLEFMVKEMLDFSVDFRLAPADEDIREIVKESLAVVDEIASEKKVQLVSAADPALPLVKCDAMRIKQMLINLLTNAIDCSPPGAPVTVNAYRDEAGLIVDIVDRGAGIPHEHRHLIFDPFFTTKAHGTGLGLPIVKKIVDAHRGELLILDNADHGLTFRVKLPLSAAREAE
- the rnhA gene encoding ribonuclease HI, whose amino-acid sequence is MVPKEVTIYTDGACLGNPGPGGYGVVLLYGSHRKELSGGFRVTTNNRMEILAAVVALEALKEKCRVILYSDSQYLVNAMQQGWAMRWRANNWRRNKNEMALNPDLWDRLLGCTERHKVEFRWLRGHAGDRENERCDQLAMAAANAVNRAIDFGYEKTLPQHARGPGSA